Within the Salvia hispanica cultivar TCC Black 2014 chromosome 4, UniMelb_Shisp_WGS_1.0, whole genome shotgun sequence genome, the region GCACGGGGAAGATGGATTTGCGTTGTGCAGGGAGAACAACCATGCACACAGGACGGTTCAAGTATCCCGCCAGTCTCAAACATGCAGGATCATTCCAGTGGTGTGACGAGTATGTCCGAGGGATGGGCtccaaaaatggaatggaCCACCATACAAAATCACAGCTGCTTAACGAACGTAATACAAATGCAAACTCCAGAGCCGGATATAACAGTTGTGGCAACTGGTGCAGAAATTCAGACCCAGATGCTTTGAAGACCCTAGTCCACATCGGGTTTATGCCATCCTCTTGGTTGTAGTTGGAGTAATTATTGACAAGCTGGTGTGATCTATATCATATGTGTCATTAGGGCAGTCATAACATATTGCATCTTTTTGGTACTCGTAGTCGTGCTTATGTAATATTATAAGAccatttatgtatttttggaaatattcTAGAAGATGTTTGTATTTATGTATCATATATGATCCTATGTCCACTTTGATGGGTATTGTGCCTTGACTATTTATGTTCATACAAAAGGagcaaaatatatatgaatatgcCTTGACTATTTATGTTCAGGCAAATACCTTACTTTAAATAGATGAATGATAATCATATACACAAATATTGTAGGAAATACACGTTCCATCCGTCCAAGAGCAGTGAGTTTAATTGAGTATTAAGCCAGTGAAATGATACATGGAAGTAGATAAATGTCTTTCAAACTAATCAATGTGCAAAACTCTATTTAATAGGTGAAGCAAACCACGGTTACACTAACCACTTGCATTGACTTCATTCCATCACAAAGAAGATGCTTATTCCACAACAAGCCGTGTACCTTTACTACGGCAACTGAACTTCAAAAATTGACGAGCTCGTCCTAAACATGATCATCAAGCTGAAGGTTACGGTCATGGAAGCcgtgcgtcaaggatttcaactaCAGCTGGATTCAACTAGAAACCGTCCTATCAAGATGATATCCAAAAGCTATGAAACTATAACCATCCTCTTCGTCTTGGAAACAGCTTCgagtgggtatcttgcacatctcaatcggagtccgaatgagggagttatggcggTTTGATAGAAGTCGCGCAGAACTGGCAAGGGAGTCCAGAGAGAACACCCGGGCTGGTGTTTTGCACCCTGCaattcacccgaccgggtgaatcACCCGAGACGTAGTTTTTGAGGGTCTTTTTCCACATTTTGGgcccttagtataaataccttttggtgtcatttttcattctagaTTAAGATAAGATTGTGATTGAAGTTATCTCCCTAGTgagtttttcctctttgagatgtatccaattccttccttgaaggttgcttgtttcaattccatagattgattcaagtagaggtatgcatcaatggagtgtatccattgagtagtggagccaagggGTGATAGAGCTATTGAAAGTTGCCTAGGGTTGTTTCCATTCTTTTGGTCAAGGTCCTATGGTCAtaactcttttatctcatcattataCACATGCTACCCATTCCTAATCCTCCATCcattcttgtttagattcaatttttgtggttggatatctttttattatctttatatctttgttgttttttgttaaatagaaaatcaatctcacaaaaatagttagatcaaGCATCATCAATGGGTAATTTCTTGGGAGatggatcataaaatacatggatccttATCAGGAAGACTCACTGGCAGCTCGATGATTTTCCTTGTTGGTTCTTGATGACGGCGCAACAGGAAGTGCAGTCTAAATCCAACATTCTGTTAAGCGAGCTGGACCTCAAACAACGTCCCGACTTCCTAAAGATTAGGTACTACACTTTCAAGGCGGTTGTGGGTTACAAGGGCGCATCATGGGACATGCAGGCTGAGTTTGTGCGGGCAACATAAGagatatgagaaaaaaatttgaaggtAAGTCGGATCTTTGTGTTTTCTACATTTACAGTTGCGTAAATAATCCatgataattttatagaaAACTCCATTCGCGGCGGCGTATTACCACCAAGATGACCCCCACTTCTCAAAGATCGTATACTTGTACGGTTGGGCAACGTCAAGAAGGAAGGAGAAGTGGATATCGTAGTCCTTTCTGACTGCACAGAAAAGATCTCTACTGATGAACCAAGCTGAAACGAGGTTAGTGAATTCGAAGCAAATGTGAACTCTCCGagattatttttccaattcaAACGGTTACGATTTTCGGAAGAAGACAAACCTCCAGCTGATCGGGAGTCAACGACTGACGTGGGCATGTATTTCATAGACTTTGGCCCTAATGGGAGGCTGGTTACTCGGCTTGACAAGGGCCGGGTTTTTGGCGAAACCAATTGCAACGATGAAAGATGAAGCATGCCCCTCTACTCGCTCCCCTAATGCGAGTTCCGTCGCGTCAAACTCATCGATCCGTTGGTGGTCACACATAGCCAAGCGACCCAATTTCTAACTAAAATTTGGGGATGAGTAGGTCTTGATCTTTGCTACGCTAGCAAATATAGTAATGCCATAgaattttatctcattttcaCAGACCTACGTTTTGTGTGTTTTAGAAAAATCCCTCAAATTGTAATATGCATATTAGGTGTTGCTATTGGCTAAACTTGTTGATTTATATATGTCGATGACAGTTGGTATGTTATAGCAATAGTAGCATACCCTCTCATATTAGTATGCATCATTAGCAACCAAATGCGAAACAGACACCATGCATTAAGAGACATAGTTGTAGCAGGGATGATTTACCCAAATTACCAAAATAATTACATAGagtttaaattcaaatcctaaagCACGCTAGTTACATACAAAATATGCGTGTCACCTTACTACAAACTATGCTAATAGAAGGCCAACCAAAAACAATGACATCAGCCATGACATAGATCAAAAACCCCAGCATTCAAGATCCATTATGTTTCTCTTCGATTAGCATCAACAGGTATCCAAGACGAGCGGCTACAGGCATTCCAATGAATACCTCTAGGCGCTGTGATTTATCGCCTAGGATGTTGCACAGTTCATAACGTTGTCGAATCGTGAGGCCCTCCACTGTGCCaacttataaataaatatcttGTCTTGCCTTTCCAAGGTCAAATATCACCTCCAAAAGAGAATTAGTCTCGGAGTGCAGATTTGCGAGAAATTCCATAAAGGTTGCATTAAGACCTTCATGCTTGCGTTTCTTACAAGAGCTGGACTTGTCGGTTGAAGTTTGTTTGTCATAGTTGCCTCAGTTGTTGTCCTCATTCACTACGTGTTGTGACATTGGAAACACATTGTTGGCCTCTTCATCCTCGAAGATTGGGTGGTAGTCTTTTTCATTGACTTCACTACTGCCTTGGAAGTTAGCACGCACCCGGTTAGCCGCATCATCAACATGTTCAGCACCTCCACCGCTCGTACGATCCTTGCCGAAGATGGACTTCCACGTTTCCCATAATGGCCATGGCTTTGTTCACATGAATTTGGCGACCTTATCAGCCTACAATGGTAAACCACAACAAAAGACAACAATGAAGAATTACTTAGTAGAAGGTTCCTAGGTTACAAATGTATACATGAAATTACTACTAAGCACTGAAGACATTGTACCATCATAACTGGACGATTGCCTCCCATTGGTTATCATTGAAATCTATCATGTACTGTCAATCTGAATTGAACCCCACGCCACTCCTCGCTAGTATTTTTGTCAAACTCGTGTAGCTCTTCTTCCACGTTGTTATCTTGGATGTGATATGGGGCGTGCCTTTGAGGTCGGTATTTAAGAATTCCTTATGCAGACTCTCCTTAATCTTTCCCAAATACGCTGCGCAAAATCGTTGTCAATTTCCATCCTCTAGCAAGGAACTCGAGCATTGATGTAGCCAAGATTTCCTCTCCCCGGACTATCCACATCCTCCAAGTTCGATCACCCTTACGAAATTTTGGGCGAGGAGAGCTCGGGCTTTCTACCCGTAAATGCacaattcaaaacaaaagttTATTGTCTGATGTGTACAACaacatttaccaaaaaaataggAAGCTGAACGACTATCAAACCTTCACATGCATGTATTCTTGTCATATGAACTTCGGTACCGTGGTGTGACTCAATCATTATACCTGCAAAAAATCCCATGAACTAAGCCCCATCAAATTGTAAACGTCGTCGATATAGACGACTAAGACAAAGCACATTACCACATTTTGGTACCGATTTTACCCAAACAAAGACAATTATATCAACTAATGAATGCAGGTAAAAAAACAATTGATCTCCAAACCAGAGAAAAAATTTCCTAACACTCAGGAAAGCATACTACAAATCTCTTGAAACTATCAACATCCTCCACATCGCGGTCAGTAATCGAATACCAAATAACACTGAAGTAGCACTGGCCTGAATTTCAAAACTCGAACACTATACTTTTGAAATTCGATGGGGGTAGGGAAAGATTACCACGATATGAAGCTCCAGTCGATTATCTTCTATGTGTGAATTCGATTGGAAGGACCTATATTTAAACCTGCGGGAAATGAattatttgaaagaaaaaatgccGCGTTTTGTTGATAATGCTCGAGGAcgtgaaaattttaaatgctCTTAGGGTTACTTTTGGCAATTCGGTGAGAATGGACCACCCATTAATTTGTTGTGGAATACAGTTTACACCAAAACAGAGCCCATATCTTAAAAGGTGAACACTAGTATCAAATCTTTTGCGGGTGGGCCATGCCCAATTAATACTGACCAAGTATTTATTCTGCCTACCAAATCTAACTTAGTGAACGACTCCTAAGAGTCAATAGTTAACGGTTTCGTGAAGCCTATATGTCTCCTCTCTCCCGAtcaactttttatttaatcatcatCTATTCATTCTCAAACGATAATTGTAGTGCTTTCAACTTCCTATGAATTGATGGGTTTCAATAAACTTTTATCCTTATATAATCATTTTAGTAAATTCTGAATGCGAGAACCATACGGTTCATGCTTATGCAGCGGTAAACATCGAGAGAATGACCCACCAACGACAAGAATATGGGGATGGTGACCAAAGGTTGTGTTAAGAGAGCACTCTGAGATTCAAATAAGGAAATTTGAAACCTCATTCTTGGTCAATGAAGACTCTATATAATTAGGTTCACAATTTTCTCAAGTCCAAGCGAACTTCGCCTATAGCTCCCCTTTTTTCAACATCACTTATTAAATAAGTGGACTAATGTATTACAGTATGGTAAAACATATACTGCTTTTACATTGCAAAAAAAACTTGGTTTAATAGATTCACATAAAACTTAGTTTATTAGGTTTATGGTGATCAAAGTCCATATCAAGCCCTACTTAGCTAAgctaaattttgtatttttacaTCACAAACAATATTCGGTTTATTGAGcttattattatcataatttgtCTGATTGGTGTCCTCAACTTTACTTAACTAGACTGGCAGCCCGATTTCGATTAAGCTCATTGGGCCCACAAGATTGAGAATCTTAAGTCAACTAGACATTTTACTTCCACCCAAGGATAAATATGACTTGAAAATATTgtgagtatttttatattcatgaaaaataaagggAAAATAGAAAGTTAATTTACCATCATTAAAATGTATTGTTAACTTAAGAACCTTAAACTAGTGGTAATGGAGCCTGTTAGCTTATCCGTAACCGGCCCGACAATATAGTTAACCAAATTTAAGGAGGCCAAATTTTATCATAGTTAAACCCGATGAGAAATATTGTTTGTtgtgtaaaataaaaagtttagcTTACCCTAAATAGGATTAAGATATGGACTTTGATTACAATAAGCCTAGTTATTGACTTTTGTGtagtaaaattgaaaactataTATGGCCATTGATTGCAATAACCCCAAAACAGGGAAAATGAGAAGttaatttaacattaaaaCTGCGTACATAAAACAATATCAGCTACAACGATGATTATCACTAACTTCCCTCCCTCCAGATAATGCAAGAAAACGACATTTCATTCCGTCCCCGAACTGCTATACCTGCATCCATACACTTAGGAGGCATTTAGTTGGAATGATATAATcactaaatcaaaataattcaaacttGCTAGTCTATCATATATTtggatgaaataattaattttgaactgCTTTAACCATCTTACCTTCAATGCGATTATGCAATCCCTATGTTTTaggaagtactccctccgtcccataatagatatcacactttccttttagtttgtcccacaaaagatgtcacgtttttattttctgaaaaagttttctctcacataaatataaaaattatattttctctctacatttaacacacaaaataaaacctcctaaaattctgcgtcgtcccacaagtgtgacatcttttgtgggacggagggagataATCGCATACTCAATCTCGTTTTCTCTCTAAAAAGGAACTTATTACCTACCATTCACTAGATTCAGAGTTTCTGGAATCTTGAATAACAGCATGATCACAAGGAGATGGAACAATCTGAGTTGGCATCACCCTAGTTATTGATCCTCCTCCCATTGCTAGAGACTGCTGCAATATCTTCAACATCAActttttacttaaaattattttctcatatatattataaaaaaaagaaagaaagaaaaagtccACCTGATTATAAGAAAGAGGTGGTTGTGGTGGCAAGAAAGAAGAATGTCCCTCTGGAAAATGTGAGGAGAAGTACACATCTGAACGCATTCTCGCTCCAAgctcatattttattccaccAATATCTTGTAAAAAGGGTGCAAGACTAGAAACCTGCATCCCTAATTGCAGTTGTTGGGGGTTCATGGCCCACCCATATGTGGGCCAAATTGCGGTCATTGACATCTATGATTCAGAGAGTTAGTCATATGATAGAATTTAATGTTGCAAATATGTCACAAGGGAAGTAATGGaaagttttttaaaatgattttaaaaacgAATTCATTTCCCcctcaaataaataaagacattaaatttgaaacaagaaGTAGATATACCATTTGAAGTTGAGTTTGAAGGTTGTTTATGTACTTGACGGCATCATCCAAGATAGATGCTTGGCCTCTCTTGAAATggaagaagttaattaatcatatatgaataatatttaaattcgtaccctttacaaattaaatttgaataaataaagatatcaATAAACGCACCTTACTGCAATTGGGAATTAATTCCTGGagagttttcaattttctattaattttgtcCCTTAGCAACCGTCGACAGATCACCTATTGAACAAGATAATAATAGAATTACTATTAAtgtaagatacataaattaacCTCGTTCTTAGCTTAATTTAAACTCTTAGATTTATGTCGAATCATATGAAAAGAATTCTTAAATATTGCAATTCAAAAAAGATGACATGGGAGCTTTTAagaggagtatttttttaatcgaattaattatatagatcTTTAAGAAGTggtaatacataaaataattccaattttttcGCAATagaaatgtaatttttttggagaAGCCCTAGACGATCGCACCCGTTAATTACTTaaattcacatttattattacGTACTAAGGGCATGcttgataagttagtaataccaagatagagaattatatatggacatttctaattgtttgatattatagttaagcttaactcaaagccCAATATAAGACCAGGGCCCTATctaatcttaccaaaattataacattaacctTGTTTATGTATCTCACCAATTTATCAAGTTAAGctatgttatttaatatacaatacaaatttagataatttcttttttatcaaacaacaacggaataaaatcatatctttgcatatcttgaTATAAAgcccgtatttcttatcttattttacatatcttctcatatcccatcttttttatcaaacgagtCAATCATCTAAATCCTCAATTCTTGCAGGATATATAATTGTGATAACATATATTGTTATGCATGTATAAAAAGTAATATACGAGACATGCATCAATAAATACGATAAGTTAAAAGTTCCAACTAGAAGTTTCTCCAACATTCGAATACTAAATTAGTATCATTAAACAATGAAAACCCCAAGCAAATAAATCTAAATGCCATATCCAAGATATTATCCGGGGGAGGGCTTCTCAGTTATAACTTGTTTTTATCTTATAAACAATTatcatatataatttcataaatattttttttattattatggatTAGTTAAGGTCCATACCTATGACGTATGGGCTGTTGTCATACCAAGAATATACAAGTATGCGAGTGTGGACAACAAAGAATATTCTCGCACACGTGGTATTTCATTCTTGatatacatgcatatgtaAATCGAATATATATCTAGATTTATATCAACATATGCAATCAATCTTAATTTACTCACCCTTCTTCGTTGCATTGaactttttccttttgaaTGTTTGCTTGTTTCAGGTTTCTCTCCTTCTCCGGTTTCCTGTGAGTAGaataatcaaattcaatattttggaCATTTTATAAGCTCCTATGGCAAGTTTGATCCAGAATGTTGTTATTGccaattgtaatttttaagaaaagaaGCACCAAATTGGAGGTTTATCGGGGCCAATGCTGCGAGCTTCAGGAATACAATAAATACGATTTTCATAAAGTTGATCTTTACGATGATTTGATTGGGatattcaataataaaaaaaggaagggGTGGATTAGTAGGTTCTATTTGTAACATGATTGTTGCTTATAAGATTATATGTTGGATTAATGAATTTATACTTTAGAAAGCTTATATTAAgaaatacatataattataaatttatcatcatCCAAACACTGATGAtgaaactaaaagaaaaacataaaacaagaGAAATTCAGAGGACTTACATTGTTTCTTGAAGCATGCATGCTTGGGATATTCATACTACGATATATAGATCCACGGAATCTTTGAGAGATATATTTTGCTTGATTATCTTGCTCAGCCGTTTACGTTTAATAGTTTGAGCCATATATATGGAAaggtaaatatatattaattatttagacATTGAATTTGGTCTGacctatttttattgaaaacaaGTCTTACTTCtattattctatatttttttattaaacgTCAGTGAATTAATATGTAGTGCTGCTCACTTTGTAAACTTTTGTAACTAATAAATCACAAGTTAGTTATACTTATTATTGTTCAATTGTTCATCAAAtgtttatactaataaattttttggatAAGAGGAAAAAACCTGACGTTGTTATTCGAGAATACGTATTAGATAAAC harbors:
- the LOC125217649 gene encoding transcription factor PHYTOCHROME INTERACTING FACTOR-LIKE 15-like isoform X4, which gives rise to MNIPSMHASRNNETGEGEKPETSKHSKGKSSMQRRRVICRRLLRDKINRKLKTLQELIPNCSKRGQASILDDAVKYINNLQTQLQMMSMTAIWPTYGWAMNPQQLQLGMQVSSLAPFLQDIGGIKYELGARMRSDVYFSSHFPEGHSSFLPPQPPLSYNQSLAMGGGSITRVMPTQIVPSPCDHAVIQDSRNSESSEWYSSSGTE
- the LOC125217649 gene encoding transcription factor PHYTOCHROME INTERACTING FACTOR-LIKE 15-like isoform X3; this translates as MNIPSMHASRNNETGEGEKPETSKHSKGKSSMQRRRVICRRLLRDKINRKLKTLQELIPNCSKRGQASILDDAVKYINNLQTQLQMMSMTAIWPTYGWAMNPQQLQLGMQVSSLAPFLQDIGGIKYELGARMRSDVYFSSHFPEGHSSFLPPQPPLSYNQQSLAMGGGSITRVMPTQIVPSPCDHAVIQDSRNSESSEWYSSSGTE
- the LOC125217649 gene encoding transcription factor PIF5-like isoform X1; amino-acid sequence: MNIPSMHASRNNETGEGEKPETSKHSKGKSSMQRRRVICRRLLRDKINRKLKTLQELIPNCSKRGQASILDDAVKYINNLQTQLQMMSMTAIWPTYGWAMNPQQLQLGMQVSSLAPFLQDIGGIKYELGARMRSDVYFSSHFPEGHSSFLPPQPPLSYNQILQQSLAMGGGSITRVMPTQIVPSPCDHAVIQDSRNSESSEWYSSSGTE
- the LOC125217649 gene encoding transcription factor PIF5-like isoform X2, producing MNIPSMHASRNNETGEGEKPETSKHSKGKSSMQRRRVICRRLLRDKINRKLKTLQELIPNCSKRGQASILDDAVKYINNLQTQLQMMSMTAIWPTYGWAMNPQQLQLGMQVSSLAPFLQDIGGIKYELGARMRSDVYFSSHFPEGHSSFLPPQPPLSYNQILQQSLAMGGGSITRVMPTQIVPSPCDHAVIQDSRNSESSECVWMQV